One Desulfobulbus oligotrophicus DNA segment encodes these proteins:
- a CDS encoding efflux RND transporter periplasmic adaptor subunit, with protein MKRIVGNTMVFLSFLVFGHLLGGCKDTSQPGSGAQMPVEVDVLTVAPQGLDMVTELPGRTAAFRIAEVRPQVGGIIQKRLFTEGSEVQAGQLLYQIDPATYQAGFDSAKAALAKAEAQEHSNRLKAERYRVLVRTKAVSEQEQVEIEANWRQSVADVAAAKAALATARINLEYTRVTAPIGGRIGKSTVTEGALVTAQQANALATIQQLDPLYVDVSQSSSELLKLKKEIEAGITAQSDNGASDVRVLLEDGSEYAQPGTLEFSDVTVNPTTGTVTIRAIVPNPKLELLPGMFVRARISKGYRPEAILVPSVSLSRNSKGQSYVMVVNDKGEVDVRIVETGQNVGPQVLITRGLVIGERIVVAGLQKIRSGVPVKAVEQAKNTVAERSPAANDSLGKTE; from the coding sequence ATGAAAAGAATCGTTGGAAATACGATGGTTTTTCTCTCATTTCTAGTCTTTGGTCACTTGCTGGGAGGCTGCAAGGATACCTCGCAGCCGGGATCAGGTGCACAGATGCCGGTGGAGGTCGATGTCCTCACCGTTGCACCGCAAGGGTTGGATATGGTCACAGAGTTGCCGGGCAGGACTGCTGCCTTTCGTATTGCTGAGGTACGTCCGCAGGTGGGGGGGATTATTCAGAAACGGTTGTTCACCGAAGGCAGTGAAGTGCAGGCCGGACAGCTCCTGTATCAGATCGACCCGGCAACCTATCAGGCAGGGTTTGACAGCGCCAAGGCAGCATTGGCAAAAGCCGAGGCACAGGAGCACTCCAACCGCTTGAAAGCGGAGCGATACCGTGTACTGGTGCGGACCAAGGCCGTCAGTGAACAGGAGCAGGTGGAGATCGAGGCTAACTGGCGACAGTCAGTGGCTGACGTGGCCGCTGCCAAGGCCGCCCTGGCAACTGCACGCATCAACCTTGAATACACGCGGGTCACCGCTCCTATTGGCGGTCGTATCGGTAAATCAACAGTTACCGAAGGGGCGCTGGTGACCGCCCAGCAGGCGAATGCCCTGGCAACCATTCAGCAGCTGGATCCCCTTTATGTTGATGTCAGTCAGTCAAGTTCTGAACTCCTCAAACTCAAAAAAGAGATTGAGGCCGGTATTACAGCACAGAGCGATAATGGAGCATCTGATGTGAGAGTGTTGCTGGAAGACGGCAGTGAGTATGCTCAGCCCGGTACTCTTGAGTTTTCAGATGTGACTGTTAACCCGACCACCGGCACTGTTACCATCCGGGCGATTGTCCCCAACCCCAAGCTGGAGCTGTTGCCCGGTATGTTTGTACGTGCCCGGATCAGCAAGGGATACCGGCCTGAGGCGATCTTGGTGCCCTCGGTCAGCCTGAGCCGGAACAGCAAAGGGCAATCCTATGTCATGGTGGTTAACGACAAGGGAGAGGTTGATGTCAGGATTGTTGAAACCGGTCAGAATGTCGGCCCACAGGTCCTTATCACCCGTGGTCTTGTCATCGGAGAGCGGATCGTTGTTGCCGGGTTGCAAAAAATACGGTCGGGCGTGCCTGTTAAAGCTGTGGAACAGGCAAAGAATACCGTTGCAGAAAGATCCCCTGCAGCCAACGACTCTTTAGGAAAAACGGAGTAA
- a CDS encoding LpxI family protein yields MIETAATSAIGLIAGGGQFPLLFAKAAKARGRRVVAIAHVNETAAELEALADHTYWVKLGQLGKIIASFKREDVHEAVFAGTITKTRIFHDILPDLKGLTLWNKIDRRLDDAILRAVADSLEKEGIRVLASTCYLGHLFFPQGLLTKKKPTAAQMEDICFGWRIAREVGRLDIGQCVVVRDRSVLAVEAIEGTDATILRGGKLAGSGAVVVKVKKPTQDFRFDLPATGIQTIETMKAVRGAVLAVEAGQSLVFDQQSMVDAANRAGIVIVGLGEDEHGEPKY; encoded by the coding sequence ATGATTGAAACTGCCGCAACATCGGCCATCGGCCTGATCGCTGGCGGCGGCCAGTTCCCGCTGCTCTTTGCCAAAGCGGCCAAAGCCCGGGGGCGAAGAGTGGTGGCCATTGCCCATGTCAATGAAACCGCAGCTGAGCTTGAAGCGTTGGCTGATCATACATACTGGGTGAAGCTCGGTCAGCTGGGGAAGATTATCGCCTCCTTTAAACGGGAAGATGTTCACGAGGCTGTCTTTGCCGGCACCATCACCAAGACCAGAATTTTCCACGATATCCTTCCCGATTTAAAGGGATTGACCTTATGGAATAAGATCGATCGCCGCCTGGATGACGCCATTCTTCGCGCTGTTGCCGACAGCCTGGAGAAAGAGGGGATACGGGTACTTGCCTCCACCTGTTATCTTGGACATCTGTTTTTCCCTCAAGGGCTGTTGACCAAGAAAAAACCAACAGCTGCCCAGATGGAGGATATCTGTTTTGGTTGGAGGATAGCTCGCGAGGTGGGTCGGCTTGACATCGGCCAATGTGTGGTGGTGCGGGATCGCAGTGTGCTGGCAGTGGAAGCCATTGAGGGAACGGATGCGACTATTCTCCGGGGTGGAAAGTTGGCGGGATCCGGCGCGGTAGTGGTCAAGGTAAAGAAACCCACCCAGGATTTCCGCTTTGATCTGCCGGCCACCGGGATACAGACAATTGAGACCATGAAAGCGGTCAGGGGAGCGGTGTTGGCGGTGGAAGCGGGACAGTCGCTTGTCTTTGATCAGCAGAGTATGGTCGATGCGGCCAATCGCGCCGGTATTGTTATTGTGGGTCTGGGTGAGGATGAGCATGGTGAACCAAAGTATTAA
- the pyrE gene encoding orotate phosphoribosyltransferase, with amino-acid sequence MNERQRLKELLLEKSYRKGTFTLTSGQTSDFYVDGKQTTLDAEGAYLCGRLLFNLIRQHHEPIMGVGGMTLGADPLVTAVSLVSYLEKKPIPAFIVRKEAKGHGTGNFLEGKNNLQPGGLVALVEDVVTTGGTLLKVIERVENEGFRVGLVATIVDRQEGGAEALATRGYPLKAVFTREQLLNKDKTP; translated from the coding sequence ATGAACGAACGACAGCGTCTTAAAGAACTGCTTTTAGAAAAATCCTACCGAAAAGGCACCTTTACACTCACATCCGGTCAGACATCAGACTTTTACGTTGACGGCAAGCAGACAACTTTAGATGCTGAAGGTGCATATTTATGCGGTCGTCTGCTTTTTAATTTGATTCGTCAGCATCACGAGCCTATCATGGGAGTTGGGGGGATGACTCTGGGAGCAGATCCGCTGGTCACGGCTGTTTCACTGGTCAGCTATCTGGAGAAAAAACCCATCCCGGCCTTCATCGTCCGCAAGGAGGCAAAAGGTCATGGGACCGGCAACTTTCTTGAAGGTAAGAATAATCTACAGCCGGGCGGGCTGGTGGCCCTGGTCGAAGATGTGGTCACCACCGGTGGTACACTGTTAAAGGTCATTGAACGGGTCGAGAATGAGGGGTTTCGCGTCGGCCTGGTGGCCACCATTGTTGACCGGCAGGAAGGCGGTGCTGAAGCTCTTGCAACCAGAGGTTATCCGCTCAAAGCGGTCTTTACCCGCGAACAACTCCTTAACAAGGACAAGACACCATGA
- a CDS encoding PilZ domain-containing protein: MNALQITAHVRENDSATLICPACGTAKPIMTKTFRYSHHSVKAQCRCQQVFTVLLNFRKNYRKQTSLSGTYQITGSKDPGGGIIHITNISRGGLAFTVSGRHNIKKDQELLLEFQLNDKNKTALKKQAVVVSVRQNTVGCAFRCHGELDKALGFYLQN, translated from the coding sequence ATGAACGCATTGCAGATAACGGCACATGTCCGCGAAAACGACTCGGCAACACTTATCTGTCCGGCCTGCGGCACAGCTAAACCGATCATGACCAAAACCTTCCGCTACAGTCACCACAGCGTCAAGGCACAGTGCCGTTGTCAGCAGGTGTTCACCGTGCTTCTGAACTTCAGAAAAAATTATCGGAAACAGACCAGCCTGTCCGGCACCTATCAGATCACCGGCAGCAAAGATCCGGGTGGCGGCATTATCCACATCACCAACATATCCCGGGGCGGCCTGGCTTTTACTGTATCAGGAAGACACAATATCAAAAAAGATCAGGAGCTGTTGCTCGAGTTTCAACTCAACGATAAAAACAAAACCGCACTGAAAAAACAGGCTGTCGTTGTATCAGTACGCCAGAATACTGTTGGCTGCGCCTTCAGATGTCATGGTGAACTTGATAAAGCTCTGGGATTTTATCTTCAGAACTAA
- the fabZ gene encoding 3-hydroxyacyl-ACP dehydratase FabZ, with protein sequence MTTSIKEVQLPIDTKGIMEILPHRYPFLLVDRIVELELGKKITGIKNVTMNEPFFQGHFPGEPVMPGVLILEAMAQVGSILVCLSDQAMIGRLAYFAGVDKARFRRIVRPGDQLILQLSMLKQKSRVIKMAGQVFVDDKLTTEAELMASFA encoded by the coding sequence ATGACAACATCCATTAAGGAAGTTCAGTTACCCATTGATACCAAGGGGATAATGGAGATATTACCGCACCGCTACCCCTTTTTGCTGGTCGATCGTATTGTTGAGTTGGAACTGGGTAAAAAGATCACCGGTATCAAGAATGTCACCATGAACGAGCCGTTCTTCCAGGGGCACTTCCCCGGCGAGCCGGTTATGCCTGGAGTGCTGATACTGGAGGCAATGGCACAGGTCGGCAGCATTCTCGTCTGTCTTTCCGATCAGGCCATGATCGGCCGCCTGGCCTATTTTGCCGGAGTTGACAAGGCCCGTTTCCGACGGATCGTTCGTCCCGGCGACCAGTTGATCTTACAGCTCTCCATGCTCAAGCAAAAGAGCAGGGTGATTAAGATGGCCGGGCAGGTCTTTGTCGATGACAAGCTGACCACTGAGGCGGAGTTGATGGCCAGTTTTGCCTGA
- a CDS encoding dual CXXC motif small (seleno)protein, with the protein MNCKECGQLLQILRRCRQVRLQCCTCKKEYQIHEVAADLDPETEAELERFTCIIYD; encoded by the coding sequence ATGAACTGCAAGGAATGCGGACAACTGTTACAGATTTTACGGCGATGTCGTCAGGTTCGACTGCAGTGTTGCACCTGCAAAAAAGAATATCAGATTCATGAGGTTGCAGCAGACCTTGATCCGGAAACCGAGGCAGAACTCGAACGATTCACCTGCATTATTTACGACTGA
- the lpxA gene encoding acyl-ACP--UDP-N-acetylglucosamine O-acyltransferase, with protein sequence MPIHPTAVIDPKAQLDSSVIVDPYAVIDGPVSIGPETRICAHTVVSGHTTIGARNTIGSFATIGGPPQDMHYKDEPTELIIGDGNQIREYVSIHRATAKATGKTVIGNSNMIMAYCHIAHDCVIADHVIMANVATLAGHVEIGSHANLGGLVAVHQFCRIGEYAYIGGMSGIGLDVPPYVIMEGTRNQMRIASINKIGLRRASMERETIKKLEEAFKILFRSPEILLKDALAKLEEEMGDCAEVQKMVQFFHSSKRGVVKRTLDD encoded by the coding sequence ATGCCTATACATCCCACGGCAGTCATCGATCCCAAAGCTCAGCTTGACAGTTCGGTGATTGTCGACCCCTATGCGGTCATCGACGGACCGGTCAGCATCGGCCCTGAAACCAGGATCTGCGCCCATACGGTTGTTTCCGGACACACAACGATCGGTGCCCGCAATACCATCGGCTCCTTTGCCACCATTGGAGGGCCGCCTCAGGACATGCACTACAAGGATGAGCCCACCGAACTAATCATCGGTGACGGTAATCAGATCCGGGAATATGTCTCCATCCATCGGGCCACAGCCAAGGCAACCGGAAAAACCGTGATCGGCAACAGCAACATGATCATGGCCTACTGCCATATCGCCCATGACTGCGTCATTGCAGACCATGTGATCATGGCCAACGTTGCCACCCTGGCCGGACATGTGGAGATCGGCAGTCATGCCAACCTCGGCGGTCTGGTGGCGGTGCATCAGTTCTGCCGTATCGGGGAGTACGCCTATATCGGTGGCATGTCGGGTATCGGTCTGGATGTGCCGCCGTATGTGATTATGGAGGGCACCCGTAATCAGATGCGTATCGCCAGTATCAACAAGATCGGATTGCGCCGTGCCAGTATGGAGCGTGAGACCATCAAGAAGCTGGAAGAGGCCTTCAAAATTCTGTTTCGTTCTCCGGAAATTCTCCTCAAAGACGCCCTTGCCAAACTGGAGGAGGAGATGGGCGATTGTGCCGAGGTACAGAAGATGGTGCAGTTCTTTCATTCCAGCAAGCGCGGGGTCGTCAAACGTACACTCGATGATTGA
- the lpxD gene encoding UDP-3-O-(3-hydroxymyristoyl)glucosamine N-acyltransferase codes for MTRFYTLQQLADVVDGQVVGDPETRIHGLNGIEYAQAGEITFVLEKKQLPLPEHCRASACIVPADAGPQKLPLIISDQPAVAAARIHNYLLARPFQAEGVHPSAVIGADCVLPEEVTIGPLVCLGDRVVLGQRVTLGPGVVIGEDTVIGDDTLLHANVTVAERCVIGNRVILHHGAVIGSDGFGFATDRLGIHYKKPQVGTVRIDDDVEIGANSCVDRAAFGVTWIKTGARIDNLVMIGHNVVVGEHSVLVAQTGIAGSTNLGRNVVLGAKAGVAGHLHLGDRVMAAAKSGIHNDQPDGAMVGGTPAIDVKKWGRAATAFSRLPDMLKEVRRLRREVDRLGSLLESAKKKEQQ; via the coding sequence GCGGATGTAGTTGACGGACAGGTCGTGGGCGATCCCGAGACCCGTATTCATGGCCTGAACGGTATAGAGTATGCGCAGGCAGGTGAAATTACCTTTGTGCTTGAGAAAAAACAACTGCCGCTTCCAGAGCATTGCCGCGCCTCAGCCTGTATTGTCCCCGCCGATGCCGGTCCGCAGAAACTCCCTCTTATTATAAGTGACCAGCCGGCTGTGGCTGCGGCCCGCATCCACAACTATCTTTTAGCAAGACCGTTTCAGGCCGAAGGTGTTCATCCTTCGGCAGTGATCGGTGCTGACTGTGTGCTCCCGGAAGAGGTGACCATCGGCCCGCTTGTGTGCCTTGGTGATAGGGTTGTCCTCGGCCAACGGGTTACCCTGGGGCCCGGGGTGGTCATCGGTGAGGACACGGTCATCGGTGACGATACCCTCCTCCATGCCAATGTGACGGTCGCGGAACGCTGTGTCATCGGTAACCGTGTCATCCTGCATCATGGAGCGGTCATCGGTAGTGACGGCTTTGGCTTTGCCACAGATCGGCTGGGAATCCACTATAAAAAGCCGCAGGTCGGTACAGTACGGATAGATGATGATGTTGAGATCGGTGCCAACAGCTGTGTTGACCGGGCAGCCTTTGGCGTGACCTGGATCAAGACAGGAGCACGTATTGATAACCTGGTCATGATCGGACACAATGTCGTGGTCGGTGAGCATTCTGTTTTAGTTGCACAGACCGGTATAGCCGGCAGCACGAACCTGGGCCGCAACGTTGTTCTCGGTGCCAAGGCAGGTGTTGCCGGCCATCTGCATCTTGGTGACCGGGTCATGGCTGCGGCCAAAAGCGGTATCCACAATGATCAGCCTGATGGCGCCATGGTGGGCGGTACTCCGGCCATTGATGTCAAAAAGTGGGGACGTGCCGCTACGGCCTTCAGTCGTCTACCGGATATGCTCAAAGAGGTGCGCCGACTCCGCAGGGAGGTGGACCGGCTCGGCAGTTTACTCGAATCCGCAAAAAAGAAGGAACAGCAATGA
- the asnS gene encoding asparagine--tRNA ligase, giving the protein MAAIRRIDEVLRQPRMDETVEVCGWVRTRRDAAGLSFVEINDGSCLANLQVVVEQGLVNYTTEIRKLSTGCSVRVRGEMVPSPARGQAVELRARTVVVMGWADPDVYPLQKKRHSFEFLRSLPHLRFRTNALGAVARVRSALSFAIHRFFQEQGFLQVHTPVITTSDCEGAGEMFTVTTLEPEQLCAGNTFDDDFFGRHAGLTVSGQLQAEIFALSHSRVYTFGPTFRAENSNTSRHLAEFWMVEPEMAFCDLHDVMATAETMVKFLVTAVMEQCAEDLVLFEQFVAPGLTDRLLQLRDQPFVRLTYTEAVTALERSGKTFAFPVQWGSDLQAEHERYLCEEFVKASVIVTNYPEQIKPFYMRLDDDERTVAAMDVLVAGIGELIGGSQREERLDVLTRRMIAAGLDLEQYGWYLDLRRFGSVPHAGFGLGFERLVQCVTGMQNIRDVIPFPRTPGNAPC; this is encoded by the coding sequence ATGGCGGCAATACGGCGGATAGATGAAGTGCTGCGTCAACCCCGGATGGATGAAACCGTGGAGGTCTGCGGTTGGGTCCGTACCCGGCGTGATGCAGCCGGCCTTTCTTTTGTCGAGATCAATGATGGGTCCTGTCTTGCCAACCTGCAGGTGGTGGTTGAGCAGGGCCTAGTCAACTATACAACTGAGATCAGGAAACTCAGCACCGGCTGTTCGGTACGGGTGAGGGGAGAGATGGTGCCTTCACCGGCCAGAGGCCAGGCTGTAGAGCTTCGTGCCCGGACTGTTGTCGTCATGGGCTGGGCTGATCCGGACGTGTACCCATTACAGAAAAAGCGGCATAGTTTTGAGTTTCTCCGCTCTCTGCCACACCTCCGTTTTCGCACCAATGCCCTGGGAGCCGTTGCCCGCGTCAGGAGCGCTTTGAGTTTTGCCATTCATCGGTTTTTTCAGGAACAGGGGTTTCTTCAGGTGCATACCCCGGTGATTACCACCTCGGATTGCGAAGGAGCTGGAGAGATGTTCACAGTGACGACTCTTGAGCCGGAGCAGTTGTGTGCAGGCAATACTTTTGACGATGACTTTTTCGGCCGTCATGCAGGTCTGACGGTCAGCGGCCAGCTGCAGGCTGAGATTTTCGCCCTGTCCCATAGTCGTGTCTACACCTTTGGGCCAACTTTTCGTGCAGAAAATTCAAATACCAGCAGACATCTGGCGGAATTCTGGATGGTGGAGCCGGAGATGGCATTCTGCGATCTGCACGATGTCATGGCAACGGCGGAAACCATGGTGAAATTTCTGGTCACTGCGGTGATGGAGCAATGCGCAGAAGATCTGGTTCTCTTTGAACAGTTTGTTGCTCCGGGTCTGACCGACAGATTGCTGCAGCTCCGCGATCAACCCTTTGTTCGTCTGACCTATACCGAGGCTGTGACAGCTTTGGAGCGCTCGGGTAAAACTTTTGCCTTTCCGGTCCAGTGGGGCAGTGATCTCCAGGCCGAACATGAGCGCTATCTCTGTGAGGAGTTTGTCAAAGCTTCGGTTATCGTCACCAACTACCCGGAGCAGATCAAACCGTTTTACATGCGGCTGGATGATGATGAACGCACGGTTGCCGCCATGGACGTTCTGGTCGCGGGTATCGGCGAGCTGATCGGTGGCAGCCAGCGTGAAGAGCGTCTGGATGTGCTCACCCGCAGGATGATTGCGGCTGGACTTGATCTGGAGCAGTATGGCTGGTATCTCGACCTGCGACGGTTTGGTTCCGTGCCCCATGCGGGTTTTGGTCTTGGTTTTGAACGGTTGGTTCAATGTGTCACCGGGATGCAGAATATTCGCGACGTCATTCCATTTCCACGGACTCCGGGCAATGCCCCCTGCTGA
- the hflX gene encoding GTPase HflX, which translates to MSITKVTGNTHGLKPKQLRDLDRLAQRKCVPEEIVGREIARSLATLSTELNRQIGLLVHRSGRIETVIVGDYDRITIPALAHVGTSGGRLRGLRCVHTVLHANAAVSEEDIMDLACLRLDLMAVLTLRDGLPDLLHVVHLIPQQVNGRDWSTLEPFHPANQQLSCIELIEALEEEFVRARPVHEVDQGKDRAILVSVTTSSRAEAEDAMTELVELARSAGVEVLAQVIQRRKQLHPRFILGRGKLMEIVLMSLRLGANLLLFDQELSPSQIRSVTDHTDLRVIDRTQLILDIFASRARSREGKLQIEMAQLKYMLPKLTTRDDALSRLTGGIGARGPGETRLEVDKRRINDRISRLNKELKAVGDQRYYRRTRRRKRDVPVISLVGYTNAGKSTLLNTLTKSEIHAEDQLFATLDPTSRRLRFPQDMEVIITDTVGFIRHLPADLLKAFESTLEELFEADLLLHVIDVANPSWRQQVTVVERILADLELDDIPCLKVLNKTDRLSPEDRLQLSLSEEGVGISALHPDTLEPLLLRAQEILQGVLQKRGAMVWDQSELLQEEEGSEG; encoded by the coding sequence TTGAGTATCACTAAAGTTACCGGTAATACACATGGCTTAAAACCCAAACAGCTGCGCGACCTTGATCGGCTTGCCCAGAGAAAATGTGTGCCGGAGGAAATCGTCGGTCGCGAGATCGCTCGATCTCTGGCAACCTTGTCAACCGAGTTGAATCGGCAGATCGGTCTTCTGGTTCATCGTTCCGGCCGGATTGAGACTGTCATTGTCGGTGATTACGACCGGATTACCATTCCTGCCTTAGCCCATGTCGGAACCAGCGGTGGGCGACTGCGCGGTCTGCGCTGTGTGCATACCGTCCTGCATGCCAACGCCGCCGTGAGCGAGGAAGATATCATGGACCTTGCCTGCCTGCGGCTTGACCTGATGGCGGTCCTGACACTTCGTGACGGCCTGCCCGATCTGCTGCATGTGGTTCACCTCATCCCGCAGCAGGTGAACGGTCGTGACTGGAGTACCCTCGAGCCTTTCCACCCCGCCAATCAGCAACTCTCCTGTATTGAGCTGATTGAGGCCCTGGAAGAGGAGTTTGTTCGGGCACGTCCCGTTCATGAGGTCGATCAGGGAAAGGATCGTGCCATACTTGTGTCGGTAACTACCAGTTCACGGGCTGAGGCTGAGGATGCCATGACCGAACTGGTGGAATTGGCCCGTTCCGCCGGCGTCGAGGTGTTGGCGCAGGTGATTCAGCGTCGCAAACAACTTCACCCCCGATTCATTCTCGGTCGTGGCAAGCTGATGGAGATTGTCCTTATGAGTCTGCGGCTCGGAGCCAATCTGCTTCTTTTCGACCAGGAACTCAGCCCATCGCAGATCCGATCGGTGACCGACCATACTGATCTGCGGGTGATCGACCGTACGCAGCTGATTCTTGACATCTTTGCCAGTCGAGCCCGTTCTCGAGAGGGGAAGCTGCAAATTGAGATGGCCCAGCTGAAATATATGCTGCCCAAGCTGACCACTCGTGATGACGCCCTGTCCCGGCTGACCGGGGGCATCGGGGCGCGCGGTCCCGGTGAAACCCGTCTGGAAGTTGATAAACGGCGGATCAACGACCGCATCAGTCGTCTCAACAAGGAACTGAAAGCTGTGGGCGATCAGCGGTATTATCGGCGTACCCGCAGGCGGAAACGTGATGTTCCGGTCATCTCTCTTGTCGGCTATACAAATGCCGGCAAGTCAACTCTGCTCAACACGCTGACCAAAAGTGAAATCCATGCCGAGGATCAGCTGTTTGCCACCCTTGATCCCACCAGCCGCAGATTACGCTTCCCCCAGGATATGGAGGTTATCATCACAGATACGGTTGGCTTTATCCGTCATCTGCCCGCAGATCTTCTCAAGGCCTTTGAGTCAACGCTGGAGGAGCTGTTTGAGGCGGATCTGCTGTTGCATGTGATCGATGTGGCCAATCCCTCCTGGCGGCAACAGGTCACCGTGGTGGAGCGTATCCTGGCTGATCTGGAACTGGATGATATCCCCTGTCTGAAGGTGTTGAATAAAACAGATCGTCTGTCACCGGAAGACCGGCTGCAGCTGAGCCTGTCCGAAGAAGGCGTAGGGATCAGTGCCCTGCATCCGGACACGCTTGAACCGCTGTTACTTCGTGCCCAGGAGATCTTGCAGGGGGTGTTGCAGAAGAGAGGGGCCATGGTCTGGGACCAGAGTGAGCTGCTGCAGGAGGAAGAGGGGAGTGAGGGTTAG